The Desulfonatronum lacustre DSM 10312 region AAAGCGGATGACGTTATTTTCTTGATGGTCGAAAAATCGTGGTTTTGAAAGGGCTTGCGGGAGGGAGACGGGCGTATCCTAACAAGTTTGTCGGCGAACTTACCGGCGAATCTACCGGTGAATCTGGCAACTAACCTGTCGAACCGAGTTGGAACGTCCGGGCAGGCGCGATGGCACGGCAGGGTGTGACGCGAGAAATCAGAATCGGAAAGCGCGATAGACGAAGCGCTCGTACACCGTACAAAACCGTTGGGCCGTGCAGGTGTTGACGCCGATTTCCCGCAGTCTACAGTAGACGTGCAGGGGGTTGAAGTAGTGCTGGACGAAAAAGCGAACGGTGCGCATTGGGCTGGGCCTTGGAAAACGGTGCGAAAAACCTGCTGAGCGGGCAGTCGTGCAAGTTTTTTTTGCAAGGTGTATGCCATCGTCCCTGGACTCCTGCGCGCTGAGAGCGTTCTGCTGTGATTTTTTCCCCATGTCAACCACGACTTCATGAAAACGGGCGTCTTCCCAAAAATCCCGGCCATGTCCGCTTCCGGTCTCTGTTCACGCTCCAGGCTGAAACATGCAAGAATTGCCGCCCCGTCGTTCGTCTGGCCGGCGGATGTCGCCGCGAATTGCCGGCGGCTTGAGCCGTTGGTGGACGAAGTGGGGCTGCTTTTTTTTCAATCCGAAGCCTGCCTGGCCTACACCGAACATGACCTGCCTCCCTGGCTGGCAGAGACCGGCCTCGGGTTTCACGTCCATCTGCCCCTGGATCTGCCCTGGAACGAAGGACCGGAACGGGTCTGGGAGATCGTCTCCGGGCTGCGACGCAAGGCGGCTTTTCTCCGTCCCTGGGCCTTCGTGCTGCATCCGCCCGAGGCGCGGGCCGATTTTGCCGATCTTTCCGGACAGTCCCGGATTTGCCCGCCATCGGGAAATGGCGTAGCCTTCAGGCAAAGTTTTGACTCCCTGCGCGATTTTGTCCGACTTTGGGATCAAGAGAGGGAGCAGAGGCAGGAACACGGGAGCGGACGCCCGGAGGAACTGCTGCTGGAGAACATCCGGGAAAACGATCTGGTGGACTCGTGGTCATTGATTCAATCCTCCAACCTGGGTATTTGCCTGGACTTGGGGCATCTGCTCGTCCACGGACAGCAAACCCACCACCTGCCGGGGATTTGGTCCCGCGTGCGCATGATGCATCTCAGCGCTCCCGGCAAGTTTGGGGCGGATGGACGGCCACGGGACGGGCATCGTTCCCTGACCGAGCTGGACCACCGCGGCCGGTCGCTGCTGGAGGAAATTCTGGGGCGGATTCGCCCGGACTGTGTCTTGATGCTGGAAGTTTTTGAACCGGAGGGGTTCATGGAATCGTTGAACATGCTCCGCGCCATGACGGGTCGCTCATGATTACCTTGATTCTCGGAGGAGAGAAGTCCGGCAAGTCCGCCTGGGCCTTGCAGCGTCTGCTTCAGGCGGACGGTCCGCATCTGTTCGTCGGCACGGCCGCGGCCCAGGACATGGAAATGCGCCAGCGTATCCGGGAGCATCGTCGCCAGCGGCCCGCGCATCTACCGGCCCTGGAGACGAATATCGAACTGCCCGAGGCGCTGCGCCGGGAGCGGGCGGACCACGGGGCCATTTTGGTCGACAGCCTGGACTTCTGGCTGTTCGCCTGCATCCAGGCCGACCAGGAGACCCGGTTGCGAACCGAACTGCTGGACTGCTTGCAAGAGAGCGCCCTGAAAATGGTCGGGACGCGCCTGCTTTTCGTCAGTTCGGAAATCGGCCTCGGCCCGATCCAGGCCACGCCCCAGACCCGGCACTTCGTTCGCAGCTTGGGCCTTTTAAATCAACAAATCGCGGGCCTGGCCGACGAAGTGGTTCTGATGGTCGCCGGGTTGCCGCTTTGGCTGAAAGGAACGAGTTAGATGGGCTACTTCCGATCCCTGGGCTCCAAGATCGACGCCCTGAACGAGCTGTGGCGCAAATCGGACCGCTGGCTGATCATGATGAACGCTGACCCGGACGCCCTGGCCTCGGCCCAGGCGCTGCGCCGGATCATGGCCCGTAAGGTGGCCGCGGTGGACTGCGCCCAGGTCAACGAGATCTCCCGGCCGGACAACCTGACCATGATCAAGACCCTGCGCATCCCCACCCAGCGCCTGACCCCGAACCTGGCCGCGCAGTATGACCACTTCGCCCTGGTGGACTCGCAGCCTCACCATCACCCGGCATTCAAGGACTACGCCTTTTCCCTGATCATCGATCACCATCCCCTGGTTCCGGAAAATCCGGTTGAGGCGGAATTTCAGGACATCCAGCCGGGATACGGGGCCACCAGCACCATGCTCACGGAGTATCTCCATAGACTGAAGATCCGACCGGGAGAACTGCTGGCCACGGCCCTGCTCTACGGCATCAAGACCGACACCCAGAGTTTCGAGCGGCAGTTCTCGGACATCGACGTCCGGGCCTTTCGTTACCTGAGCAAGTTCGGCAATCTGAACCTGCTGCGCAAGATTTCCCGCAGCGAGTTCCGGCTGGACTGGCTGAAGTATTTTTCCCTGGCCTTCCGCAAACTGCGGGTGAACGGCCATTGCCTGCACGTGTTCATGGGACGACTGGACTCCCCGGACATTCTGGTGATCCTCGGGGATTTCTTCCTGCGACTGTACGGGATTTCCTGGACCGTGACCTGCGGGGTCTGCGACGACACCCTGGTCCTGATCTTTCGCGGCGACGGACTGCATCGGGACATGGGCAAGCTGGCCAACAAGCTGTTCGGCGACGTGGGCTCGGCCGGAGGCCACGCGACCATGGCCCGGGCGGAAGTTCCGCTGGCCAATATCGGCGAAAACGACCCCGAGGATTTTGTCTGGCAGCGTCTTCGTTCCGCCAAACGCGCCGTGGCCAAGCCCACGCCCAGTACATCCTGACCGCGTTTCAACCACCGTTTGAACATCCTCCGAGTGCTCCCAAGCCCTACCCGAGACTCCATGAGCCTGAAATCCCGCCTGAACCTCTCCGCGGACCCGGTGTTTCTTCTTGACGGAACCTCCTTTTTGTACCGGGCCTTTTACGCCTTTCCGGATCTGAAGCGCTCGGACGGCTTCCCGACCAACGCCCTGTTCATCGTCCTGCGCCTGCTGTTGCGCCTGCATCGCGAGGAACGACCGCGCTACGCCGGCTTTTTCCTGGACGGCCCCGGCCCCACGTTTCGCCATGAATTGTTCACGCCTTACAAGGCCCAGCGCCCCAAGACCCCGGAAGCCCTGGTCCAACAGATCGAGCCGCTGGTCCGGGGAGTGGAGCTGTTCGGCCTGACCGTCCAGGTGTCGGAAGGGGTGGAGGCGGACGACCTGATCGCCAGCCTGTGCAGGAAGTTCAAGTCCGAATGCCCGGTGGTTGTCGTCGGTTCGGACAAGGACCTGTTGCAATGCCTGGACAAGAATGTCGTGATCTGGGACCCGGGCCTGAAAAACGAGAAGCTGGTCACCAACGAATCCTTCCGCCGGGAACACGCCATGACCCCGGAGCAGTGGCCGGACTTCCAGGCCCTGACCGGAGACAGCACGGACAACATCCCCGGCATTCCCGGCGTCGGCCCAAAGACCGCCATGGGGCTGATGCGGCGATTCCCGACCCTGGAGGCTTTGCGGGACAACGTGAACGTGCTGACGCCCAAGGAGCGCAAAAAAGTCGAACCCGAGCTGGAGCGCATTTTTACCTACCGAGAGCTGACCCGTCTGCGCACGGACCTGCATCCGGACGCCCGGCTGGAGGATTATCGTTGCCGGGAATGGGACGACGCGTCGCTGCTGGCGTTTCTGCGCGAATACGAATTTCGCTCCCTCGAACGAGAGATGGCGGCCCTGTCCGCGCCTGAAGCATCGGCATCGTCCGATCAAGGGCGATTGCGCCAAGGAGAGTTGCTGACCTCGAAAACCCAGAAGGCGACGAAACGCTTGGCCGCGCATCGGAACCCGAAAGACGACCCTCCGGATGAACAGGCTTTGGAACGAACGGAGGTTCTGCCGAATTTTTCCGGAAAACGGGTCGGGGTGGCCGCGGACCGAGACAGTTGGCGACTGGGGCTGGAAGGGCGTGAACTCCTGTGGGGCGGCACGTCCAAGAACGTGACCAAGGATTTGGTGGACGCGTTGCGTCCGGCGGCCCTGGTCGCGGCCCATTCCTGGAAGGATTTGCTGGCCCAGGACGCGTGTTGGTCCGAAGTGCCCATGGACCGGCGCTTCGACGTCAGTCTGGCTGCCTACCTGCTCCAGCCCGAGGAGCGCGACTACAGCCTGGCGGCGCTGGTTCGCCGATATGGCCATGAGCTGGCGGATGCCGCCCAGCCCGGCGAGGAAGCGCCCGCCCTGCTGACGTTGCGGCTGGCCGAGGCCCTGGGGCGCAGCGTGGGGCAGGCCGGGTTTTCCGAGCTGATCGCCACTCTGGAGATGCCCTTGATCCCGGTGCTGGTGGACATGGAGCGGGTCGGAGTGCTGCTGGACCAGCAGGCCCTGAAAGCCTTCCTGGACGAGGTTCAGGCGGGATTGGAGCGGCTTTCCAGGTCCATTTCCCAGCGGGCCGGAGGGTCGTTCAATCTGCGTTCCAGCCAGCAGATGGCCGAGGTGCTCTTCGAGCGCCTGGGCTTGAAGACCGGACGCAAGACCCCCGGCGGCGGCAGGTCCACCAGCGTGGAGGTCCTGGAGCGGCTGGCCGGGGAGCATCCCATCGTTCCGGAGATCCTGGAGTACCGCAAACTGGAAAAGCTGCGCTCCACCTATCTTGAACCGCTGCCCAAACTGGCCGACAAAGGCGGCAGGGTGCACACCACCTTCAACCAGTTGGCCGTGGCCACGGGGCGACTGTCCAGCAGCAGCCCCAATCTACAGAACATCCCTATCCGAGGCGACCAGGGACGGCGGATGCGGGCCTGCTTCACCGCGCCGCCCGGCCAGGAGCTGATCAGCGCGGACTATTCCCAGATCGAGTTGCGCGTCCTGGCCCATCTTTCCGAAGATCCGCACCTGCGGGATCTCTTTGCCCGGGGAGTGGACGTCCATTCCGGTACCGCGGCCATTTTGTTCGTCAAGGAGCCGGAGCAGGTCACCGCCGAGGAGCGACGCAAGGCCAAGACCATCAATTTCGGGCTGCTCTACGGCATGGGGCCGCAAAAGTTGGGCCGGGAACTGGGCATCAACCAGCAGCAGGCCAAGGACTTCATGGCCCTGTACTTCACCCGGCTGCAAAAGGTCCGGGATTTTTACGAAGAGGTGGTGGCCAAGGCCAAGGAACAAGGGGCGGTGTTCACCCTGGCCGGAAGGCGCCGGACCTTGCCGGACATCAACTCCCGCAACGACAATCTGGCCCAGATCGCCCGGCGCATGGCCATCAACACCGTGGTTCAGGGCTCGGCCGCGGACATCATCAAAATGGCCATGATCCGCGTTCACGGCGACGAAGCACTGCGGGCGGCCGGGGCCCGGATGATCCTTCAGGTCCACGACGAACTGCTCCTGGAGGCCCCGGACGCGGAGAGCCAGCGGGTCGGCGAACGAGTGGCCGAGTTGATGGCTTCGGTGGTTCAGCTGGACGTGCCCCTGGTGGTGGATTGGGGCCGGGGGGCGAACTGGGCTGTGGGGCATGGGTAAGGATCGATTTTCATTGACGACAACCAGAAAGGAACGAATCGAATGCGCAACAAGCTGCGTTTGCTGACCCCGGGGCCGACGCCCTTGCCCGAGGAGGTCCGCCTAGCCCTGGCCCAGGATATGGTCCATCATCGCAAGCCCGGATTCAAGGCTGTTTTGCACCGCATCCAGGAAGGGCTGCAATGGCTGTTCGGAACCACGCAGCCCGTTTTGCCGCTGACCTGCTCCGGCAGCGGGGCCATGAACGCCGCGGTGTGGAACCTGTTTCAACCGGGCGAGCGGGTGTTGGTGGTGGAGGCCGGGAAGTTCGGCCAGCGCTGGAAGGACATCGCCCTGGCCCGGGGCCTGGAAGCCACGGTGCTCAAGCTGCCCTGGGGCCAGGCGGTTTCCCCGGAGGCGATCCGCGAGGCCCTGGACGGGGACCCGGCCATCCGGGGGGTGCTGGTCCAGGCTTCGGAAACCTCCACCGGGGTGCTGCATCCGGTGCGGGACATTGCCGAAATGACCCGGCACCGGGACGTCCTGCTGGTGGTGGACGGCATTTCCGCCGTGGCCATTTCCCCGTGCCCCATGGACGAATGGGGCGTGGACTGTCTGCTGACCGGCTCCCAGAAAGGCCTGATGCTCCCACCCGGCCTGGCCTTCATCGCCCTTAGCGCCCGGGCCTGGGCCGCGGTGGAACGCCAGGCAGGTCCCGCGGGCTCTCCGGGGGCCTGCCCCGTGGCCTATTTTGATCTGCGCCGGGAGCGGGAGAACTGCCTGAAGGACCAGACCCTGTTCACCCCGGCCATCAATCTGCTCAACGGACTGGACGTTTCGCTGAGGCTGTTCCGGGAGCGCGGGCTGGAGGAAATTTTCCGCAAGCAATGGGCCCTGACCCAGCTGACCCGCAGGGCGGTCCGAACCCTGGGGCTGGAACTGCTGGTGCAAAAACAGTACACATGGGGGCTGACCAGCATCCTGGTCCCCGCCGGTCTGGACGGACAGCGGCTGCTGCAAATCGCGGCCGACGCCTACGGCGTGGTCATGGCCGGAGGCCAGGATCACCTCAAGGGCCGGATCATCCGTCTTGGTCATATGGGCCACGTGGACTACGCGGACGTCCTGGCCGGGCTCTACGCCCTGCGCCAGGCCTTCAAAGCCTGCGGTGGACACACCGCCAGCCGGGATTATCTGGAGGCCGGGTTGACCGCCTACGAACAGGCCCTGGATCCGCGGAGCGTTCCGGGAGAGGAACCGGAGAGAACCTGAGCGAAACCGGTCGAGTGCATGAGCTTCCGTCCGACAAGCATTCGACAAGGAAGGTGAACAATGAACGAAGAGATCAAGATCACGGATCGACGCGTTGGTCATGGCAAGGAAGGCACGGAGCAAGGTGCATCGGCCGTGGAACAGGCCCAGGCGGACCACCAGGCCGGAGCCGGAGCTTTTCAAGGCTGCGTGATGCCCCAGGTCTGCTTTCCCACCTTTGTTCTGTCCCTGAGTTCCTCGGCCCTGGTCCATCTGGGCGAGGTTCCGGACCCGGAAACCGGAAAGACCGCCGAGAACATCGAAATAGCCAAACACACCATCGATATCCTGGCCATGCTTGAGGAAAAGACCAAGGGCAATCTGGATGCCGAAGAATCCAAGCTGCTCAAGGACATGCTCTTCGAGTTGCGCATGCACTACGTGCGCAAATCGGCGTAACGAACTTTTTGAAATCACCAACCGTAGAGAGAACCATGCAACGCATTCCCGTCGGACTCGTGGGCGTGGCCGGGTATACCGGCATGGAGCTGTGTCGGCTTTTGGCCGGGCATCCGGAAATGGAACTGGTTCGGGCCACCAGCCGGAGCGAGGCCGGAAAGACCCTGGGGCTGCTGCTGCCCCATTTGGCCGGGACCGGTTTGGCCGATCTGGTGGTCACCCAGCCGGACACGGACGATTTGGCCGAAGCCTGCAAGCTGGTCTTCCTGGCCGTGCCCCACGGGACGGCCATGGACATGGCCGCGGAGTTGCTCCAAAAAGGCGTCCGGGTGGTGGATCTGAGCGCGGACTTCCGGCTCCACGATTCTCAGGTCTACGCCCAGTGGTACAACCTGGAGCACCGCCACGCCGAACTGCTGAATCAGGCGGTCTACGGCCTGCCGGAGCTGTATGCCCGGGACATCGCCCGGGCTAGGCTGACGGCCAACCCCGGCTGCTACCCCACCAGCGTTCTGCTGGCCTTGGCCCCGGCCCTGCAAGGCGGGTTGGTGGAGCCGGACGGGATCGTGGCCGATTCCAAGTCCGGAGCCTCCGGGGCCGGGCGCAAGGCGGCAACGGCCACGCTGTTCTGCGAAGTGCATGACACCTTCCGGGCCTACGGCCTGGGCAAGCATCGCCATACCCCGGAAATGGAGCAGGAAGTGGGCAAGTTGGCCGGAACCCCGGTGGCCTTGTCCTTCAATCCGCACCTGCTGCCCATTGACCGGGGCATCCTGTCCACGGTCTACACCCGGTTGACCCGATCCGTGACCGGGGCGGAGGTCCTGGAACTCTACCGCGATTTCTACGCCACTCGTTCCGATATCCTGGGCCCGACAGCCGGGTCCTGGGTGCGCGTCCACCCGCAAGGATCATGGCCGGAAACCCGTTTCACCCGCGGGACCATGTTCTGCGATCTCGGCCTGCTGGTGGATGCGCGAACCAATCGGCTGGTGATCGTCAGCGTCATCGACAACCTCTGCCGCGGCGCGTCCGGCCAAGCGCTTGTCAACGCCAACCTGATGCTGGGCCTCGACCCGGCCCTGGGTTTGCCGGTTGCGCCTTTGGTGCCGTAGCAGCATGCTCAGGGATTGAGTTTATCGTGACCCCATTAATCGCCTTTTTCCCCCTCATCGCCCTGGCCCTCGGCCTCGTCCTGGGCAGCTTCTACAACGTCTGTATCCATCGCTACCTGACCGGAGAGTCCATTGTCCTGCCGGCCTCGCATTGTCCGCGTTGCCGCAACGCGCTTGTCTGGTGGGAGAATATTCCGCTGGTCAGCTTCATCCTGTTGCGCGGGCGGTGCCGGGCTTGCAAGGAGCCCATTTCCTGGCGCTATCCCATCGTGGAGGCGGTTTCCGGGATCTGGGCGCTGCTGCTGGCAGTGCAATTCGGCCTGGGCTGGGAATGGCTTTTGTACATGGCCGTTGGGGGATTGCTGATCATTATGAGCTTCATCGATTTTCAGGAATTCATCCTGCCGGACGTGTTCACGTTCCCTGGGGCGATTCTGGCTTTCTCCGGGACGGCGTTGATGACGGACATGACCTGGGGCGACTCCCTGCTTGGCGCGGTGATCGGCGCGGGGGCCTTTTGGTTGTTGCAGAAAGGGTACTACCTGGTGCGCGGCGTGGAAGGGCTGGGGACAGGGGACATCAAGCTGATGCTGATGCTCGGGGCCCTGGTGGGCTGGCAGGGGCTGCCGATGATGATCTTTCTGGCCGCGTTCACGGCCCTGGCGGCCAGCCTGGGCTACATGGCAAAAAATGCCCATCAGGGCATGCGGACCCGGATTCCCTTTGGCCCGTTTCTCAGCCTGGGGGCCATGCTTCAAATCTTGTACGGGCCTGTTTTGATGCACCTTTTGATGCCCTTGGCGTAGCTCTGGGCATATTCAGTTCAGTGGTTTCGCGTCGGCTTGACCCATGTCGGTGGAGTTGGCAACCTATTTGCAAAAACGCAAGACATACGGATTTCACCTCCACCCAGGAGCACCCCATGAAGATCAATCCAGATCAATCTTCTCTCGTCAAGGCGGATGCGGAACGGGATGTCCGGAGGGTGAACAGGGGCAGTGAACGGTTTGAAGATCTGCTCCTTCGCGCCACGGAAAACATCTCGTCCGGTCAAAGCCCGCCGTCCGGCCCGGCACAACCCCTGAGCACCGGGGATGCGATGCGTCTGACGCCGACCCAGATGCTGTTCCCCGCCGACCACACTCCAGGATTCGAGAGCAAGGCCATGGACACCCTCGACAATCTGCTTTCGAGGTGGGAAAAATATGCCCACCAGCTGACCGCCCAACCGCCGGAGTTGCGCGGCGCCAACGGAATCCTTGATGAGATTTCCACCGAGATCGGCGCCTTGAAGGCCAACTGGCCCCAACAGACCCCGCCTCAGCCCATGGCCCCTGAACTGCGCGACATGATTGACGAACTGGAAGTTCTGGCCGTCACCGAACGGATCAAGTTCAACCGTGGAGACTATCTGTAGATCGACGGGAGCCGATTATCCGAAGGCTCCCGTCGCCAGTCTCCATTCCGCCAGGGGCCGATAGTTCGGCCCTTCCGCGGACAAGCGGCTCTCCCAGAGCACCATCCGGTCCACGGTAATTTCCGGCCAGGAAATCGTTTCCACGAAGCGTAGGACCTCGCCCCAGGGTGAGGCGGATGATTGTCGACTTTCGCGCGAACTGCGGCACGCCTCGCCGCGATGGTCTTTTCGGGGCTGTTTGAGCCGTGCAATGGTCAGATGCGGCCGAAACAATCGCTCTTCTCGGGCAAAGCCCAGTTCCACGCAGACTTCCTCGATCCTGGCCGCCAATCGCCGGGTTCGGTTCGCACCTTTTCCCAGTCCCACCCAAAGGACGCGAGGCTTGCGCGGATCCGGGAAAAAACCTCCACCGCGCCCTTGCAAGACAAAGGCCTCTCCCGTACCCCCTCCGAAAAACTCGCTCAGGCGGGCCACATGCCCTTGGTCCGTTTCACCCAGAAATTTCAGCGTCAAATGCCAGTTTTCCGGTTTGGTCCAGGACGCACAGGCTCCGAGGACGGGCTTCCATTCAGTGATGACGCCCGCCAGGAGCCGTTGGTAGTCTCCGGGCAATGGCAAACCAATGAAGCAGCGCATGCTTTCCTCCTGGTCAGGATGTTCTTCGGAATCCATTCGACGTGGGCTCGCCATCCTCGATCAGTCAGTCCAGGAGCTTCATGCTGCCTCCGCGGCTTTGGTGATTGCTTGACGGCTGATTTTTGGACTTTTCCGCAGGGTTGAGGCAAGAAGATCGGATGTGGTCGGGGGAATGCTGGTCGAAATCCGTCCACGCCGGGAGATGAGGAAAAGCATTGGAGGAAGCTGATGCGGGATGTCACGGATGATCTTGTGCGGATCATGGAGCGGATTGCCGGTGGTGAATATGGAAGCGATCTCTTCCGGTACAGCACCGAGGAGCATCCGGAAATGATTCGCAGGATCGCCGAGGCCATGGGGATGATGATGGTCAAGGTGGAGGCCAGGGAGCAGCGAATTTTGATGGACCTGGAAGAACTCCGCGAGCGTCACGAAGTGTTCAAAAAAGCGGTGACCACCTTCGTGCTGGCCATGTCGTCCGCGATAGGGGCTCGCGATCCCTACACCCAGGGGCACGAGCAGCGTACCGCCGGGTATGCCTTGCGTCTGGCCCGAAGGGTCGGCTTGTCCAAGGAGGACGCCCAGTTTGTGTATCTCGGGGCCATGCTGCATGATATCGGCAAGCTCGGGTTTTCCGACAGGCTGTTCAGCGGCGAGGATTGTCGCGATTCGCCGGAATTGCTGCAAGCGATCAAGTCCCACCCCGAAATCGGAAGTTCCATCCTGCACTGGATCGACTTTCTCGGACCCGCCGTGGACGTGGTGCGTCACCATCACGAGCGTATGGACGGCTCAGGGTATCCGCAAGGTCTGGCCGGGGAGGACATTTCTTATTTTGCCCGGATCGTGGCCGTGGCTGATACCTTTGACGCCATTACCACGGATCGTCCCTACCAACCCGGCAAGACCATGCATGAAGGACTCGAGACTCTGAAAAACATCGCCGGAACCCATCTCGATCCGGCCCTGGTGGCCGCGTTTCAGGAGGAGATTCTGGAGAACGATTTGGAGTAGCCCTTTCCTTCCCCGCCTCTTCAGCCCGTTTGCCGAACCATGTCCAACATACCTTCCAGAGCCGCGC contains the following coding sequences:
- a CDS encoding prepilin peptidase — protein: MTPLIAFFPLIALALGLVLGSFYNVCIHRYLTGESIVLPASHCPRCRNALVWWENIPLVSFILLRGRCRACKEPISWRYPIVEAVSGIWALLLAVQFGLGWEWLLYMAVGGLLIIMSFIDFQEFILPDVFTFPGAILAFSGTALMTDMTWGDSLLGAVIGAGAFWLLQKGYYLVRGVEGLGTGDIKLMLMLGALVGWQGLPMMIFLAAFTALAASLGYMAKNAHQGMRTRIPFGPFLSLGAMLQILYGPVLMHLLMPLA
- the argC gene encoding N-acetyl-gamma-glutamyl-phosphate reductase, which translates into the protein MQRIPVGLVGVAGYTGMELCRLLAGHPEMELVRATSRSEAGKTLGLLLPHLAGTGLADLVVTQPDTDDLAEACKLVFLAVPHGTAMDMAAELLQKGVRVVDLSADFRLHDSQVYAQWYNLEHRHAELLNQAVYGLPELYARDIARARLTANPGCYPTSVLLALAPALQGGLVEPDGIVADSKSGASGAGRKAATATLFCEVHDTFRAYGLGKHRHTPEMEQEVGKLAGTPVALSFNPHLLPIDRGILSTVYTRLTRSVTGAEVLELYRDFYATRSDILGPTAGSWVRVHPQGSWPETRFTRGTMFCDLGLLVDARTNRLVIVSVIDNLCRGASGQALVNANLMLGLDPALGLPVAPLVP
- a CDS encoding DUF1844 domain-containing protein, whose product is MNEEIKITDRRVGHGKEGTEQGASAVEQAQADHQAGAGAFQGCVMPQVCFPTFVLSLSSSALVHLGEVPDPETGKTAENIEIAKHTIDILAMLEEKTKGNLDAEESKLLKDMLFELRMHYVRKSA
- a CDS encoding bifunctional adenosylcobinamide kinase/adenosylcobinamide-phosphate guanylyltransferase; this encodes MITLILGGEKSGKSAWALQRLLQADGPHLFVGTAAAQDMEMRQRIREHRRQRPAHLPALETNIELPEALRRERADHGAILVDSLDFWLFACIQADQETRLRTELLDCLQESALKMVGTRLLFVSSEIGLGPIQATPQTRHFVRSLGLLNQQIAGLADEVVLMVAGLPLWLKGTS
- the cbiR gene encoding cobamide remodeling phosphodiesterase CbiR, encoding MKTGVFPKIPAMSASGLCSRSRLKHARIAAPSFVWPADVAANCRRLEPLVDEVGLLFFQSEACLAYTEHDLPPWLAETGLGFHVHLPLDLPWNEGPERVWEIVSGLRRKAAFLRPWAFVLHPPEARADFADLSGQSRICPPSGNGVAFRQSFDSLRDFVRLWDQEREQRQEHGSGRPEELLLENIRENDLVDSWSLIQSSNLGICLDLGHLLVHGQQTHHLPGIWSRVRMMHLSAPGKFGADGRPRDGHRSLTELDHRGRSLLEEILGRIRPDCVLMLEVFEPEGFMESLNMLRAMTGRS
- a CDS encoding HD-GYP domain-containing protein — its product is MRDVTDDLVRIMERIAGGEYGSDLFRYSTEEHPEMIRRIAEAMGMMMVKVEAREQRILMDLEELRERHEVFKKAVTTFVLAMSSAIGARDPYTQGHEQRTAGYALRLARRVGLSKEDAQFVYLGAMLHDIGKLGFSDRLFSGEDCRDSPELLQAIKSHPEIGSSILHWIDFLGPAVDVVRHHHERMDGSGYPQGLAGEDISYFARIVAVADTFDAITTDRPYQPGKTMHEGLETLKNIAGTHLDPALVAAFQEEILENDLE
- a CDS encoding DHH family phosphoesterase: MGYFRSLGSKIDALNELWRKSDRWLIMMNADPDALASAQALRRIMARKVAAVDCAQVNEISRPDNLTMIKTLRIPTQRLTPNLAAQYDHFALVDSQPHHHPAFKDYAFSLIIDHHPLVPENPVEAEFQDIQPGYGATSTMLTEYLHRLKIRPGELLATALLYGIKTDTQSFERQFSDIDVRAFRYLSKFGNLNLLRKISRSEFRLDWLKYFSLAFRKLRVNGHCLHVFMGRLDSPDILVILGDFFLRLYGISWTVTCGVCDDTLVLIFRGDGLHRDMGKLANKLFGDVGSAGGHATMARAEVPLANIGENDPEDFVWQRLRSAKRAVAKPTPSTS
- the polA gene encoding DNA polymerase I, translated to MSLKSRLNLSADPVFLLDGTSFLYRAFYAFPDLKRSDGFPTNALFIVLRLLLRLHREERPRYAGFFLDGPGPTFRHELFTPYKAQRPKTPEALVQQIEPLVRGVELFGLTVQVSEGVEADDLIASLCRKFKSECPVVVVGSDKDLLQCLDKNVVIWDPGLKNEKLVTNESFRREHAMTPEQWPDFQALTGDSTDNIPGIPGVGPKTAMGLMRRFPTLEALRDNVNVLTPKERKKVEPELERIFTYRELTRLRTDLHPDARLEDYRCREWDDASLLAFLREYEFRSLEREMAALSAPEASASSDQGRLRQGELLTSKTQKATKRLAAHRNPKDDPPDEQALERTEVLPNFSGKRVGVAADRDSWRLGLEGRELLWGGTSKNVTKDLVDALRPAALVAAHSWKDLLAQDACWSEVPMDRRFDVSLAAYLLQPEERDYSLAALVRRYGHELADAAQPGEEAPALLTLRLAEALGRSVGQAGFSELIATLEMPLIPVLVDMERVGVLLDQQALKAFLDEVQAGLERLSRSISQRAGGSFNLRSSQQMAEVLFERLGLKTGRKTPGGGRSTSVEVLERLAGEHPIVPEILEYRKLEKLRSTYLEPLPKLADKGGRVHTTFNQLAVATGRLSSSSPNLQNIPIRGDQGRRMRACFTAPPGQELISADYSQIELRVLAHLSEDPHLRDLFARGVDVHSGTAAILFVKEPEQVTAEERRKAKTINFGLLYGMGPQKLGRELGINQQQAKDFMALYFTRLQKVRDFYEEVVAKAKEQGAVFTLAGRRRTLPDINSRNDNLAQIARRMAINTVVQGSAADIIKMAMIRVHGDEALRAAGARMILQVHDELLLEAPDAESQRVGERVAELMASVVQLDVPLVVDWGRGANWAVGHG
- a CDS encoding pyridoxal-phosphate-dependent aminotransferase family protein produces the protein MRNKLRLLTPGPTPLPEEVRLALAQDMVHHRKPGFKAVLHRIQEGLQWLFGTTQPVLPLTCSGSGAMNAAVWNLFQPGERVLVVEAGKFGQRWKDIALARGLEATVLKLPWGQAVSPEAIREALDGDPAIRGVLVQASETSTGVLHPVRDIAEMTRHRDVLLVVDGISAVAISPCPMDEWGVDCLLTGSQKGLMLPPGLAFIALSARAWAAVERQAGPAGSPGACPVAYFDLRRERENCLKDQTLFTPAINLLNGLDVSLRLFRERGLEEIFRKQWALTQLTRRAVRTLGLELLVQKQYTWGLTSILVPAGLDGQRLLQIAADAYGVVMAGGQDHLKGRIIRLGHMGHVDYADVLAGLYALRQAFKACGGHTASRDYLEAGLTAYEQALDPRSVPGEEPERT
- the thpR gene encoding RNA 2',3'-cyclic phosphodiesterase, with protein sequence MRCFIGLPLPGDYQRLLAGVITEWKPVLGACASWTKPENWHLTLKFLGETDQGHVARLSEFFGGGTGEAFVLQGRGGGFFPDPRKPRVLWVGLGKGANRTRRLAARIEEVCVELGFAREERLFRPHLTIARLKQPRKDHRGEACRSSRESRQSSASPWGEVLRFVETISWPEITVDRMVLWESRLSAEGPNYRPLAEWRLATGAFG